A window of Streptomyces sp. NBC_01224 genomic DNA:
CCCTGCGGACCGTGTGCACCCTGCCCGCCCGGCGCCGCGCCGTCGTTCTCGAAGGACGGCCGGGCCCGTGGCTGCCGCCCGGCATCGAGGTGCTGCCGCAGGGCACCGGCCGCCTCGACGAACGGCTTGCCGCGGCCTTCGCCTGCTGTACCGGCCCGACACTCCTCATCGGCATGGACACCCCTCAGATCACCGCCGCCCATCTGGCCGCCGCGCTTCGTCCCGCCGCCTGGGACGGCTGCGACGCCTGGTTCGGACCGGCCGACGACGGCGGCTTCTGGGCTCTGGGCCTGGCCGTCCCCGCCCCGGAACTCCTGCTCGGCGTCCCCATGTCCGTGCCCGAGACCGGCGCGGTCCAGCGCCGACGCCTGGTCG
This region includes:
- a CDS encoding TIGR04282 family arsenosugar biosynthesis glycosyltransferase yields the protein MSAPAGPGAAEGLSGPTTVLVIAKEPLQGRVKTRLTPPFTPAQAARLAEAALGDTLRTVCTLPARRRAVVLEGRPGPWLPPGIEVLPQGTGRLDERLAAAFACCTGPTLLIGMDTPQITAAHLAAALRPAAWDGCDAWFGPADDGGFWALGLAVPAPELLLGVPMSVPETGAVQRRRLVDAGLTVRDLPQLRDVDTAQDAAAVAAAAPHGRFAATLALLTPAETQ